The sequence TAGTTCTTTGAGCTTGGCTTGCTggtgtaattaaaatatatctttttgtgACATCAAATCGCAAATGCAATACATAAATTAGGGAGAAGCAATCTATTTGCAGAACCAATTTCATCTTGATTCTTGAGAAATCTACGGCAAAGAATTGAAGTGAAAAATGAAACCTCTCATTAGCTAGAATATTGTTGACATCTTAGAGATTCAACTTCAACCCCTAACACCTTCACAAATGAGTCACCAGTGATATTTCAAGTCCAACATTATCCAACTCTCATCCGTATTCTTGTGTGACAAGAAGGTGCCACCATGCTTAAAAGCAAGCTCTACAAAGTGGTGGTTAGACAAATATGTTTTATGGAGCAGTGTGTTGGTCAATCAATAACTCTCATGTTTAGAAGATTGAAGTTGTAGAGATGGATGTATGGGTATATTAGGAAAgataagattaaaaatgaagatATTTGGGACAAGGCGATAGTGGCCTGGTGGAGGACAAGATATGGGAGGTGAGACTGTGATGGTTTGGGCATGTGAAAAGAAGATGCATGGTGCCCCAGTGCAGTGTGCAGAGAAGTGAGTGGTTGGCTATGATCATTTTAGGAGAGGCAGAGGTAGACTGAAGAAGAATTGGATACATAGGACATGACACAACTTTAGCTTATCGAGGAGATGACTTTAGACAGGAGATTATGGAGGACACGAATTAGGTTCGAAGGTTAGTAGGTAGTTGTGTCTTGTGTGTTGTCTCGCTTATACTTCCATTCTAGTGTTCTTAGTATTGATCTTGTagtttcttatttcttttattttctttactattTATACCTTGTAACTCGAtgattgtattattttattgtagttATGGTTCCTTTTTCAGTATGCTTTGTAATACCTTGTTAGTATTTTGTCTTGATTTGTTCATTCATGTTGTTTTCTCTACTTCTGGGATTACATTGGGTGTGTTGTTGTATCTTGTTTTGAGCTATTATTTAGAATGAGTTCTCCTTTAGTTTGCTAGAGGTCGGAGTCTCTTTTGCATGCTTTTTTTTCCTGAAAACAGACTAGCAATTATTAAGCATATACAATTATAAGGCTTTGACAAGAGCGTTTCAAATGTTGGTCCATAGGATTGTCTGATTTTACATTTGAATGTTTTGAATTAAAGGTGCTTCACTGAGGTTTATTATGGTGCCTGACTTGCTATAAAACTTCTTCCTGAAATTGAACGATTACATCTTTGAAAACATAATATgtttatttgttgattttgagttgCAGACATAACACAGATATTATCCGAAGTGCAGCATCGTTGGCTGAGACCCGCTGAGATATGTGAAATCCTGCGGAACCATAGAAAGTTCCATTTAACCCCAGAGGCTCCATTCAGGCCAGTCAGTATGTCTTCTTCATTTTATCCATCtatttttgaaactttttataatttttttgtacttcAGAGAAGCTACGCCACTTAGCATATCCCAACATACACTCTACAAAAGAAAACTTTCTGGATCCTTGGTTTTGATGGCGTTTGTAAAGTCTTTGCATGTCTGCCATAGCATCAATGAGTATTCTAATTGTTAGACTTACAGTCTCTATTTAAGCTAAATTATAGGGTATTTGAGTTTAGACAAAGCAGCAATTTCCTTTCTGTATGAGCACTGATTAAGTTTCTTTTATAGTAGTTGTAAATGAATTGATTTCATTTAGTAACATGCTGCTTCTCGACTAATAATATTGTCTTTACATTTAATTAGTTTTCAGCTCTCTCCTTGAGACCCTAATTGTTTGCTCTTTGTAAATGATTTTTCTATAGTCCTACACTGTGCTGCAAAACTCTCATCTAAGTAAGGAACTAGAAGATCACCTGATTATTCTCATATACCATGTAGCTTTTGTTTGGAAGTGACTGGAAGGATATTCATTATCCACCCTGTGAGACTAGAGACCTGAATTGACTGTTGATGGTTGGAGGAGTCTGTTGTAGATACTTTTATTCCCTAAAAAGGAAAAGctaatgatttgatttttcctCTATTCATGTTTAGATGTTTGTTCTTAATGTGTCTTTTGCTTTTCAGGTGGCTCTGTTTTTCTTTTCGATAGGAAGGTACTAAGATACTTTAGGAAGGATGGGCATaattggaggaagaagaaggatgggaagACAGTGAAAGAAGCTCATGAGAAGCTGAAGGTAGGTGTTGATAGTTTGGCGTAAGTGTACCATTTACTAGCTTGGCTTGAAGAGTCTAGTTTTTGTGAGCTTAAGCTAATGaactttttcatattcttcatcgTTTTTGTTGTAAAATCCTTCTGCAGGTTGGAAGTATTGATGTGCTACACTGCTACTATGCCCATGGAGAAGAAGATGATAATTTTCAAAGGCGTAGTTATTGGATGCTTGAACAGTGAGTATGGACCATATAATGTGGCATCATTGTGGAAGCTCctccttatttatttttcatattttttttgacctCTTCTTTACTTTTGTGTCGATTTACTTCTCATGAAAAAACCAGAAGCCCAAAATTAGAAACAATAATACTTATGAATTGGTAAAAATACCTTCATACAAGTGGTATAAGCAAAAGTGGATTAGAGTAAAGTACTCTGTCTATTTCATGAGTCTAGTAATTTAAGTGATTATGTAAGAGTTTATTATGAACATATTACTCGTTCTGTCcaacaaaaagaaatagtttattttatggATTAAACTATTCGCACATTCTTGTTTATTTTCCTTCTGTGTGTTCTTCATCTCTAACCAACTCTGCTCTAAAAGTTCTTCCTTCTCACTTGATATGGTGCAGGGATCTCATGCACATAGTTTTTGTCCACTATTTGGAAGTCAAGGTTagactctattttttttttccttgttaGATCGTGAATCAGTTTGGTTAATTGTTACATGCTCACGAGGATCAAATTAAATTACTTTCTCAATGTTAGATGTGAGAGTGCAGTTTGTGCATGATCCTCTGCGTTCTTCTTATTATGTTtgctattattgttattattctttGTTATTTCTCCTTGACAGGGTAACAAGGTGAATGTCAGTAGCATCAGAAGCACCAAATCAGTGCACCCAAACTATCTGAATGACTGCTCATTGTCCGATAGTTTTCCTACGAGACACAAGAAACTAACTTCAGCAAATGCTGATTCAACAAGTCTAGCAAGTACTTTAACAGAAGCACATGAAGAAGCTGAATCAGGTATTGTTCTTTGCAGTTGGTTTTAATGTGGTTTCTGCTGATgtgttgttgatttttttacTGTACTTGATTTACCTAGTTGTTTGTGCCGAGTGCTAAAGCTGTCATTAGAGTTCTCATACTGAAATCAATTTACTGCAGAAGATAGTCACCAAGCGTGTTCTAGATTTCATTCATATCCAGACCGAGCATCTGGAATGGACAGTCATCTGGTGGAGAATAGGGATACCATCAGTAGTTCATATGGTTCACCTCAATCTTCAGGTGCCTTGACTAAAATTCTATGTAAAGTTATTGCATTTTTCCATCGCTATGGTTTCTTAAGACCGTTTCAGATTCTTTATTTTTACGTCTAAAAAATTGTAACTATTATCGCAGTAGAGTATACACCACTTCCTGGTATAGATGGATCAGGAAAGTGTGATCTTGGTAATTTTGCATCTGGTCCTCAAAGAACAATTGATTTGGGATCTTGGGAACCACTTCCTCAGCATTGTTCAAATGGTACTGAGTCACTTTAGGACTTCTCCGGTAtcattttgagaaatgaactagGGCTTTAACCAAGTCTTTTGCAGGTGAGATGGTATGCCAAGATGATTTCAAGAACAATTTGTCAGTCCATGGAAATTGGCAGGTAAAGCTATTATGGTTTATTTTCTTACAAACTTACATTGTATTCTTGATCAACATTACTGGCTCAATTGCAAGTACAAAACCAATAACTATCCTCATTCTAATTCTCTTGAACTGCTCTTTTGGAGAGTCGCTCCATTGTTACATATTTGCTGGCTTCTCCAGTCAACTCATAGGTCTTTAAATCTGTATCCAGTAAGCActtgtatttttaaaaactagAAGAAACTTTCCAGGATTCTTATACAtctactttttaatttatttttttttatgaagattctctattttccttttcttgcgGCAAATAAATATCTATGTCAGACAATTTAAGGATGTATTTATGTTCTTGTATCTCTGTGACTCCAGTCTTTTACTTAAGAGTAAAAATTTggagataatttattttatcctttcCTCTTTGCCCTTGGACTTCATCCTTTTCTATACCAGGCTTCCTTTTTCTTGAATGCTTATGTGCTGAacctttctttattttatcaGTATTCTTTTGGACAATCTCCCTTGCAGTTTCATGGACAAAATGTCAACCAGGATTTGATTGCAGATTCGAGCTATGATTTGGGACTACCTTGGGATCTACTTACCGTTAGGGGGCCATCATACTTGTGTTCTAATGAGAAAGAAGAGCAACTAACACAATTGAATCTTCAATTTCTGAAGTCACTCGTGGAAGTTCAAGGTGACATCAATCAAGAAAATTCTATGGATATGCTAGAGCTTGGAGACTATTCGACGATCAAACAGCCTCATTTGAGCAGTGTAAAAGTGGAAGAAGGCCTGAAAAAAGTTGACAGCTTCTCCCGATGGGTTGCAAAAGAGCTTGAGGATGTTGAGGAGTTGCATATGCAGCCAAGTAATCAAATGTCATGGAATGTTATAGATACTGAGGAAGAAGGTTCCTGTCTGCCAAGCCAGTTGCATGTGGATTCAGATTCACTGAATCTCTCACTCTCCCAGGAGCAGGTTTTCAGCATTATTGATTTTTCACCTAATTGGGCGTATTCAAACTTGGAAACGAAAGTAAGCATTTGGCTTTTATGTTCTCTAGCTTGAGTGCTAGATGCACTGCTTGCATCGCCTGTTGTCTGAAATCTCTATTTGCAGTAGTTTCATGAGTTAGTGTCTGCTTTTTCTATCAAATGCAATCACCTTTCTTGACCTTGCTGCAGACTGGTTGATTGGCAGCAAGCTTTCCATAATCATGcaactaattattttatagCCTATATTGTGCATAATATCACTATATTAGCTAATACTTTCTGAAAGatattagataaaattttaaagttgacTGACTTTTAATAAACAAGCAGATATTGATTACTGGAAGATTTCTTAAGAGTGAAGGCGAGCTGGTAGAGTACAAGTGGTCATGTATGTTTGGGGAAGTAGAGGTTCCTGCAGAGGTTTTAGCAGATGGGGTGCTTCGTTGTCATGCTCCCCCACACAAACCAGGAGTACTCCCTTTTTACGTGACATGTTCTAATAGATTGGCTTGTAGTGAAGTCAGAGAATTCGAATACAGATTTGGACCTTATCAGGAAGTTGGTGCTGCCGATGTTTCTATGACTGAGAAGCATCTCCTTGAACgaattgaaaatttattgtCATTGGGACCTGTTAGTAGTTGTCGCAGTTCTGATAGTATGGAGGATTCTGAGGAGAAACGAAGTACAGTTAATAAAATCATCTCTATGATGGAGGAAGAGAATAAGCAGATAATAGAGAGAGCATCATACGGTGACACATCCCAATGCAGGGTGAAAGAGgatttatattttgaaagaaagctGAAACAGAATTTTTATGCATGGCTGGTTCACCAAGTTACTGATGATGGCAGAGGGCGAACTCTTCTTGATGGTGAAGGCCAAGGTGTACTTCATTTGGTAGCTGCACTTGGTTATGATTGGGCCTTCAAGCCAATTTTAGCATCAGGATTAAGTGTAGATTTTCGTGACATGAATGGATGGACTGCACTTCATTGGGCCGCATTCTATGGAAGGTAAATACTTCAGTGGCCCATTCTTACTGTCCTGTGACTTCTCTTTTAGGATTCATGACTGATTTTCTTTAGTTAAGAATAAGACACCAATAGCCGATAGAACTTGCATAAACTCTGTTGAGATCCAAACACTGCTggatttgttattgttgttatctTAGAGTGTTCAAAtacgaagaagaagaattaaaaAACGATATGCTAAACAATTAAAGCGAACATCAATAGGGTCCCttgtttccttttgtttgtacTAATCCAAGCAATATACAGACAGCTTTTTACCAGATAATGTTGGGCCAGCTAGCATTAACATAAAATCTCCAAGGTATTACAATGGGATTCAATATCACTTGGCTCTTAAGAAAAGTTTCATGCGCTAAATATTTTGCTAAACTTTTGGTACATCCTGCCCTTACTTCTGGCTGATTTCACCTTCGGGGAGTAATGCTTTTATAATGTTTCATTAGTTCATAAGATAGGATATCAAGCTTCATTGAGAATCTGAGATTCACGTATAAGAGATTTTCACTTTCATACATGAGTCTAAGTCCAGCGTCGCTTGCATTCAGTTATCAAAGGGGATGTCTACTCTTCTGGTTACATGTGCAAGCTTCATGTCATTGTAGTTGTTGTTTTGAACCAATAGTTTCACATTCCATcttgttacattttttattttctgggatttgaacttgagacctcaTGGTTCTCAGGCCACACCCTTGGGTGAACGTTCCATCTTATTACATGCATAAACAGTCATACATATAGATGTAGTATGGAGAGCTTTGTGGTGACTGGTGGGCTGATGGCATGTCAATCAAAACTGATTCGCTTCAATGCATCCTGCTATAGCTGTAGAGAAGAGAAAATCTGAAGGATCTATTATATTCCTGCTATTGACAGATAAAAAGCTGGAAGCAAATTCAAGTCTATATACTTCGAcatttttactttcattttttccacGTTGACATTAGTAATCTTATTGCGTAGTGCAATCATCATTCAAAGTCCATTGGAACGAGCAGCTTGCTAATAGGTTTTTATCTTGCAGGGAGAAGACTGTTGTTAGTCTTGTCTCTTTAGGTGCATCTCCTGGAGCTTTGACAGACCCATCTGCTGAATTTCCTTTGGGTAGAACCCCTGCTGATTTGGCATCTGCCAATGGACACAAGGGAATATCTGGATTTGTTGCTGAATCTTCTTTGACTACTCACCTTTCTAAGCTTACTGTGACTGATGCAAAGGAAGAACTTGATTCAGAAGTTTGTGAAGCAAAAGTTGGAGAAACAGTTACAGAGCGCGTGGCTGTTTCAACTACTGAAAGCGATGTGCCAGATGTACTTTCACTCAAGGATTCTCTGGCTGCTATACGCAATGCTACTCAAGCAGCTGCTCGGATACATCAAATTTTCAGGGTTCAGTCATTTCAGAGGAAGCAAATTATTGAGAATTGTGACAATGAGTTATCATCTGATGAGAATGCTATTGCTATTGTAGCTTCTAGAGCTTGTAAGTTGGGGCAAAACAATGGCATAGCTCATGCGGCTGCCATTCAAATCCAGAAAAAGTTCCGTGGCTGGAATAAGAGAAAAGAGTTCCTTTTAATTCGAcaaaaaattgttcaaattcAGGTGCATTGCTTCTTTCAGATAATGAGTATTGTTATACACTTGGCATTTAGTTACATATGTTTTTGTTGATGCGGAGTATCTTGCCTTTAAGTTGTTTTACCAACTTCCACATGCAAAATTTTATTCACGAACCAGGGTGTGTTGCTATGAAAGCTGTGCTaatcatattttcatttatgGGTCCTTGTCCTTCAGCCAATTCGTTATGTTTGACCTATTGTTTTAAAGTTCCCTTTTTATATAGCTCAACATCTGTAGTCAATTTCATTCTTTATGCTGACATTTTACTGTTCTTTGTAAGGCTCATATAAGGGGGCATCAAGTGAGGAAGAAATATAAGCCAATTATCTGGTCGGTAGGAATTCTGGAGAAAGTGATATTGCGTTGGAGACGTAAAAGAAGCGGTTTGAGGGGATTTAGATCAGAGGCGGTCATGAGTAAGCCAAGCACACAGGAGGACTCATTGCCAGAAGATGATTATGATTTTCTAAAGGAAGGAAGAAAACAGACTGAAGTCAGGATGCAAAAGGCCCTTGCTAGGGTGAAGTCCATGACTCAATATTCTGAGGGTCGTGCTCAATATCGTAGGCTGCTTACTGCTGCTGAAGGACTTCGTGAAGTGAAGGTATAACAATGAATGTATCCAAGAAAGTGTGTTGCAATGTGATTTCTATTTTCAAGTGTTATTAAAATAACAACTGCTCTTTTATACATTGCCTGACATGCACATTTATGCATCTACTTAATGAGTTTATCTATGGGTTTGCTCTCAAGTTGCAAAACATGAATTATGGGTCAATCTAGGTTGCTAGATCAAAGGTTGACTGAGCTTTTGTAGGTCAAAAACTTGGAAAAGGGCTGCTTGCGGAGAAAAGTAGATGgaaaaaagtaaattagcatgctATTGTCGTTGTGGAGTTTCTTTTAAT comes from Solanum pennellii chromosome 1, SPENNV200 and encodes:
- the LOC107007874 gene encoding calmodulin-binding transcription activator 2 isoform X4, with the protein product MEDCGSDPPGFRLDITQILSEVQHRWLRPAEICEILRNHRKFHLTPEAPFRPVSGSVFLFDRKVLRYFRKDGHNWRKKKDGKTVKEAHEKLKVGSIDVLHCYYAHGEEDDNFQRRSYWMLEQDLMHIVFVHYLEVKGNKVNVSSIRSTKSVHPNYLNDCSLSDSFPTRHKKLTSANADSTSLASTLTEAHEEAESEDSHQACSRFHSYPDRASGMDSHLVENRDTISSSYGSPQSSVEYTPLPGIDGSGKCDLGNFASGPQRTIDLGSWEPLPQHCSNGEMVCQDDFKNNLSVHGNWQFHGQNVNQDLIADSSYDLGLPWDLLTVRGPSYLCSNEKEEQLTQLNLQFLKSLVEVQGDINQENSMDMLELGDYSTIKQPHLSSVKVEEGLKKVDSFSRWVAKELEDVEELHMQPSNQMSWNVIDTEEEGSCLPSQLHVDSDSLNLSLSQEQVFSIIDFSPNWAYSNLETKILITGRFLKSEGELVEYKWSCMFGEVEVPAEVLADGVLRCHAPPHKPGVLPFYVTCSNRLACSEVREFEYRFGPYQEVGAADVSMTEKHLLERIENLLSLGPVSSCRSSDSMEDSEEKRSTVNKIISMMEEENKQIIERASYGDTSQCRVKEDLYFERKLKQNFYAWLVHQVTDDGRGRTLLDGEGQGVLHLVAALGYDWAFKPILASGLSVDFRDMNGWTALHWAAFYGREKTVVSLVSLGASPGALTDPSAEFPLGRTPADLASANGHKGISGFVAESSLTTHLSKLTVTDAKEELDSEVCEAKVGETVTERVAVSTTESDVPDVLSLKDSLAAIRNATQAAARIHQIFRVQSFQRKQIIENCDNELSSDENAIAIVASRACKLGQNNGIAHAAAIQIQKKFRGWNKRKEFLLIRQKIVQIQAHIRGHQVRKKYKPIIWSVGILEKVILRWRRKRSGLRGFRSEAVMSKPSTQEDSLPEDDYDFLKEGRKQTEVRMQKALARVKSMTQYSEGRAQYRRLLTAAEGLREVKQDGPIQIPEIPEDTIYPEEELFDVDSLLDDDTFMSIAFE
- the LOC107007874 gene encoding calmodulin-binding transcription activator 2 isoform X8, which translates into the protein MEDCGSDPPGFRLDITQILSEVQHRWLRPAEICEILRNHRKFHLTPEAPFRPVSGSVFLFDRKVLRYFRKDGHNWRKKKDGKTVKEAHEKLKVGSIDVLHCYYAHGEEDDNFQRRSYWMLEQDLMHIVFVHYLEVKGNKVNVSSIRSTKSVHPNYLNDCSLSDSFPTRHKKLTSANADSTSLASTLTEAHEEAESEDSHQACSRFHSYPDRASGMDSHLVENRDTISSSYGSPQSSGEMVCQDDFKNNLSVHGNWQFHGQNVNQDLIADSSYDLGLPWDLLTVRGPSYLCSNEKEEQLTQLNLQFLKSLVEVQGDINQENSMDMLELGDYSTIKQPHLSSVKVEEGLKKVDSFSRWVAKELEDVEELHMQPSNQMSWNVIDTEEEGSCLPSQLHVDSDSLNLSLSQEQVFSIIDFSPNWAYSNLETKILITGRFLKSEGELVEYKWSCMFGEVEVPAEVLADGVLRCHAPPHKPGVLPFYVTCSNRLACSEVREFEYRFGPYQEVGAADVSMTEKHLLERIENLLSLGPVSSCRSSDSMEDSEEKRSTVNKIISMMEEENKQIIERASYGDTSQCRVKEDLYFERKLKQNFYAWLVHQVTDDGRGRTLLDGEGQGVLHLVAALGYDWAFKPILASGLSVDFRDMNGWTALHWAAFYGREKTVVSLVSLGASPGALTDPSAEFPLGRTPADLASANGHKGISGFVAESSLTTHLSKLTVTDAKEELDSEVCEAKVGETVTERVAVSTTESDVPDVLSLKDSLAAIRNATQAAARIHQIFRVQSFQRKQIIENCDNELSSDENAIAIVASRACKLGQNNGIAHAAAIQIQKKFRGWNKRKEFLLIRQKIVQIQAHIRGHQVRKKYKPIIWSVGILEKVILRWRRKRSGLRGFRSEAVMSKPSTQEDSLPEDDYDFLKEGRKQTEVRMQKALARVKSMTQYSEGRAQYRRLLTAAEGLREVKQDGPIQIPEIPEDTIYPEEELFDVDSLLDDDTFMSIAFE
- the LOC107007874 gene encoding calmodulin-binding transcription activator 2 isoform X1, encoding MEDCGSDPPGFRLDITQILSEVQHRWLRPAEICEILRNHRKFHLTPEAPFRPVSGSVFLFDRKVLRYFRKDGHNWRKKKDGKTVKEAHEKLKVGSIDVLHCYYAHGEEDDNFQRRSYWMLEQDLMHIVFVHYLEVKGNKVNVSSIRSTKSVHPNYLNDCSLSDSFPTRHKKLTSANADSTSLASTLTEAHEEAESEDSHQACSRFHSYPDRASGMDSHLVENRDTISSSYGSPQSSVEYTPLPGIDGSGKCDLGNFASGPQRTIDLGSWEPLPQHCSNGEMVCQDDFKNNLSVHGNWQYSFGQSPLQFHGQNVNQDLIADSSYDLGLPWDLLTVRGPSYLCSNEKEEQLTQLNLQFLKSLVEVQGDINQENSMDMLELGDYSTIKQPHLSSVKVEEGLKKVDSFSRWVAKELEDVEELHMQPSNQMSWNVIDTEEEGSCLPSQLHVDSDSLNLSLSQEQVFSIIDFSPNWAYSNLETKILITGRFLKSEGELVEYKWSCMFGEVEVPAEVLADGVLRCHAPPHKPGVLPFYVTCSNRLACSEVREFEYRFGPYQEVGAADVSMTEKHLLERIENLLSLGPVSSCRSSDSMEDSEEKRSTVNKIISMMEEENKQIIERASYGDTSQCRVKEDLYFERKLKQNFYAWLVHQVTDDGRGRTLLDGEGQGVLHLVAALGYDWAFKPILASGLSVDFRDMNGWTALHWAAFYGREKTVVSLVSLGASPGALTDPSAEFPLGRTPADLASANGHKGISGFVAESSLTTHLSKLTVTDAKEELDSEVCEAKVGETVTERVAVSTTESDVPDVLSLKDSLAAIRNATQAAARIHQIFRVQSFQRKQIIENCDNELSSDENAIAIVASRACKLGQNNGIAHAAAIQIQKKFRGWNKRKEFLLIRQKIVQIQAHIRGHQVRKKYKPIIWSVGILEKVILRWRRKRSGLRGFRSEAVMSKPSTQEDSLPEDDYDFLKEGRKQTEVRMQKALARVKSMTQYSEGRAQYRRLLTAAEGLREVKQDGPIQIPEIPEDTIYPEEELFDVDSLLDDDTFMSIAFE
- the LOC107007874 gene encoding calmodulin-binding transcription activator 2 isoform X2; translation: MEDCGSDPPGFRLDITQILSEVQHRWLRPAEICEILRNHRKFHLTPEAPFRPVSGSVFLFDRKVLRYFRKDGHNWRKKKDGKTVKEAHEKLKVGSIDVLHCYYAHGEEDDNFQRRSYWMLEQDLMHIVFVHYLEVKGNKVNVSSIRSTKSVHPNYLNDCSLSDSFPTRHKKLTSANADSTSLASTLTEAHEEAESEDSHQACSRFHSYPDRASGMDSHLVENRDTISSSYGSPQSSVEYTPLPGIDGSGKCDLGNFASGPQRTIDLGSWEPLPQHCSNGEMVCQDDFKNNLSVHGNWQYSFGQSPLQFHGQNVNQDLIADSSYDLGLPWDLLTVRGPSYLCSNEKEEQLTQLNLQFLKSLVEVQGDINQENSMDMLELGDYSTIKQPHLSSVKVEEGLKKVDSFSRWVAKELEDVEELHMQPSNQMSWNVIDTEEEGSCLPSQLHVDSDSLNLSLSQEQVFSIIDFSPNWAYSNLETKILITGRFLKSEGELVEYKWSCMFGEVEVPAEVLADGVLRCHAPPHKPGVLPFYVTCSNRLACSEVREFEYRFGPYQEVGAADVSMTEKHLLERIENLLSLGPVSSCRSSDSMEDSEEKRSTVNKIISMMEEENKQIIERASYGDTSQCRVKEDLYFERKLKQNFYAWLVHQVTDDGRGRTLLDGEGQGVLHLVAALGYDWAFKPILASGLSVDFRDMNGWTALHWAAFYGREKTVVSLVSLGASPGALTDPSAEFPLGRTPADLASANGHKGISGFVAESSLTTHLSKLTVTDAKEELDSEVCEAKVGETVTERVAVSTTESDVPDVLSLKDSLAAIRNATQAAARIHQIFRVQSFQRKQIIENCDNELSSDENAIAIVASRACKLGQNNGIAHAAAIQIQKKFRGWNKRKEFLLIRQKIVQIQAHIRGHQVRKKYKPIIWSVGILEKVILRWRRKRSGLRGFRSEAVMSKPSTQEDSLPEDDYDFLKEGRKQTEVRMQKALARVKSMTQYSEGRAQYRRLLTAAEGLREVKDGPIQIPEIPEDTIYPEEELFDVDSLLDDDTFMSIAFE
- the LOC107007874 gene encoding calmodulin-binding transcription activator 2 isoform X5 produces the protein MEDCGSDPPGFRLDITQILSEVQHRWLRPAEICEILRNHRKFHLTPEAPFRPVSGSVFLFDRKVLRYFRKDGHNWRKKKDGKTVKEAHEKLKVGSIDVLHCYYAHGEEDDNFQRRSYWMLEQDLMHIVFVHYLEVKGNKVNVSSIRSTKSVHPNYLNDCSLSDSFPTRHKKLTSANADSTSLASTLTEAHEEAESEDSHQACSRFHSYPDRASGMDSHLVENRDTISSSYGSPQSSVEYTPLPGIDGSGKCDLGNFASGPQRTIDLGSWEPLPQHCSNGEMVCQDDFKNNLSVHGNWQDLIADSSYDLGLPWDLLTVRGPSYLCSNEKEEQLTQLNLQFLKSLVEVQGDINQENSMDMLELGDYSTIKQPHLSSVKVEEGLKKVDSFSRWVAKELEDVEELHMQPSNQMSWNVIDTEEEGSCLPSQLHVDSDSLNLSLSQEQVFSIIDFSPNWAYSNLETKILITGRFLKSEGELVEYKWSCMFGEVEVPAEVLADGVLRCHAPPHKPGVLPFYVTCSNRLACSEVREFEYRFGPYQEVGAADVSMTEKHLLERIENLLSLGPVSSCRSSDSMEDSEEKRSTVNKIISMMEEENKQIIERASYGDTSQCRVKEDLYFERKLKQNFYAWLVHQVTDDGRGRTLLDGEGQGVLHLVAALGYDWAFKPILASGLSVDFRDMNGWTALHWAAFYGREKTVVSLVSLGASPGALTDPSAEFPLGRTPADLASANGHKGISGFVAESSLTTHLSKLTVTDAKEELDSEVCEAKVGETVTERVAVSTTESDVPDVLSLKDSLAAIRNATQAAARIHQIFRVQSFQRKQIIENCDNELSSDENAIAIVASRACKLGQNNGIAHAAAIQIQKKFRGWNKRKEFLLIRQKIVQIQAHIRGHQVRKKYKPIIWSVGILEKVILRWRRKRSGLRGFRSEAVMSKPSTQEDSLPEDDYDFLKEGRKQTEVRMQKALARVKSMTQYSEGRAQYRRLLTAAEGLREVKQDGPIQIPEIPEDTIYPEEELFDVDSLLDDDTFMSIAFE
- the LOC107007874 gene encoding calmodulin-binding transcription activator 2 isoform X9; amino-acid sequence: MEDCGSDPPGFRLDITQILSEVQHRWLRPAEICEILRNHRKFHLTPEAPFRPVSGSVFLFDRKVLRYFRKDGHNWRKKKDGKTVKEAHEKLKVGSIDVLHCYYAHGEEDDNFQRRSYWMLEQDLMHIVFVHYLEVKGNKVNVSSIRSTKSVHPNYLNDCSLSDSFPTRHKKLTSANADSTSLASTLTEAHEEAESEDSHQACSRFHSYPDRASGMDSHLVENRDTISSSYGSPQSSGEMVCQDDFKNNLSVHGNWQDLIADSSYDLGLPWDLLTVRGPSYLCSNEKEEQLTQLNLQFLKSLVEVQGDINQENSMDMLELGDYSTIKQPHLSSVKVEEGLKKVDSFSRWVAKELEDVEELHMQPSNQMSWNVIDTEEEGSCLPSQLHVDSDSLNLSLSQEQVFSIIDFSPNWAYSNLETKILITGRFLKSEGELVEYKWSCMFGEVEVPAEVLADGVLRCHAPPHKPGVLPFYVTCSNRLACSEVREFEYRFGPYQEVGAADVSMTEKHLLERIENLLSLGPVSSCRSSDSMEDSEEKRSTVNKIISMMEEENKQIIERASYGDTSQCRVKEDLYFERKLKQNFYAWLVHQVTDDGRGRTLLDGEGQGVLHLVAALGYDWAFKPILASGLSVDFRDMNGWTALHWAAFYGREKTVVSLVSLGASPGALTDPSAEFPLGRTPADLASANGHKGISGFVAESSLTTHLSKLTVTDAKEELDSEVCEAKVGETVTERVAVSTTESDVPDVLSLKDSLAAIRNATQAAARIHQIFRVQSFQRKQIIENCDNELSSDENAIAIVASRACKLGQNNGIAHAAAIQIQKKFRGWNKRKEFLLIRQKIVQIQAHIRGHQVRKKYKPIIWSVGILEKVILRWRRKRSGLRGFRSEAVMSKPSTQEDSLPEDDYDFLKEGRKQTEVRMQKALARVKSMTQYSEGRAQYRRLLTAAEGLREVKQDGPIQIPEIPEDTIYPEEELFDVDSLLDDDTFMSIAFE